Proteins encoded in a region of the Streptomyces sp. NBC_01471 genome:
- the macS gene encoding MacS family sensor histidine kinase, protein MGKDRRERVVRMSVELPLWRALTAYRVLTMVYAILLFAFAYREFHRQWVAVAYFAVLAAWTLATLPRVAGAARCTKRFLGADLTVAIAGILLTPVADSHARVVGGATTMPSIWTAGSVLAFAIKGGWRWAAFASSVVAVANVTERGEPSGDTIHNVVLVWIASIAIGYIVEVARASERTLARALEIEAATRERERLARDIHDSVLQVLAMVQRRGAALGGESAELGRMAGEQEVALRTLVSSGLVPLARDPAEADPADGESRGVRERPGGVREPGGQKAGEPGRIDLRALLAPHAGSRVSFAEPGAPVLLDPAAAKELAAAVSAALDNVRRHAGSGARAWILVEDEPDEVIVTVRDDGPGIPDGRLAVAEGEGRLGVALSIRGRLRDLGGSAELISVPGQGTEVELKVPRNTRTTRGNGRT, encoded by the coding sequence ATGGGGAAGGACCGGCGCGAGCGCGTCGTGCGGATGTCGGTGGAACTGCCCCTGTGGCGTGCGCTGACCGCTTACCGCGTGCTGACGATGGTCTACGCGATCCTGCTGTTCGCCTTCGCGTACCGGGAGTTCCACCGTCAGTGGGTGGCCGTCGCCTACTTCGCGGTGCTGGCCGCCTGGACCCTGGCCACCCTTCCCAGGGTGGCCGGCGCGGCCCGCTGCACCAAGCGCTTCCTCGGCGCCGATCTCACGGTGGCCATCGCGGGCATCCTGCTGACGCCGGTCGCCGACTCGCACGCCCGGGTCGTCGGGGGCGCCACGACCATGCCGTCCATATGGACCGCCGGTTCCGTCCTCGCGTTCGCGATCAAGGGCGGCTGGCGGTGGGCCGCCTTCGCCTCGTCGGTGGTGGCGGTCGCCAACGTCACCGAGCGCGGCGAGCCCAGCGGGGACACCATCCACAACGTGGTCCTGGTGTGGATCGCCTCCATCGCCATCGGCTACATCGTCGAGGTCGCCCGGGCGTCCGAGCGCACCCTCGCCCGCGCCCTGGAGATAGAGGCGGCCACCCGGGAGCGGGAGCGGCTGGCCCGCGACATCCACGACAGCGTGCTCCAGGTGCTGGCCATGGTGCAGCGCCGCGGCGCCGCGCTGGGCGGGGAGTCGGCCGAGCTCGGCCGGATGGCGGGGGAGCAGGAGGTCGCCCTGCGCACCCTGGTCTCCAGCGGTCTCGTCCCCCTGGCCAGGGACCCCGCCGAGGCGGATCCCGCCGACGGGGAGAGCCGGGGCGTCCGGGAAAGGCCGGGCGGCGTCCGGGAGCCCGGCGGGCAGAAAGCCGGAGAGCCGGGGCGCATCGATCTGCGGGCGCTCCTCGCCCCGCACGCCGGATCGCGGGTGAGCTTCGCGGAACCGGGCGCTCCGGTGCTCCTCGACCCCGCGGCGGCGAAGGAGCTCGCCGCCGCGGTCAGCGCGGCCCTGGACAACGTCCGCAGGCACGCGGGCAGCGGCGCGCGGGCGTGGATCCTGGTGGAGGACGAGCCGGACGAGGTGATCGTGACGGTACGCGACGACGGCCCCGGCATCCCGGACGGGAGGCTCGCGGTCGCCGAGGGGGAGGGGCGCCTCGGTGTCGCCCTCTCCATCCGCGGCCGGCTGCGGGATCTGGGCGGCAGCGCCGAGCTGATCTCGGTACCGGGCCAGGGCACCGAGGTGGAACTGAAAGTGCCGAGGAACACGCGCACCACGCGGGGGAACGGACGGACATGA
- a CDS encoding anthranilate synthase family protein encodes MLISALLDDHRPFALLRRRAPGHDHDTVELLTGEVHQVARLADIPAGGSGPVLALVPFRQIAERGFDVRDDGTPLAVLVADECCELPLGEVLDQLPAHGVQVEDGGFDVSDDAYREIVGRVIEDEIGRGEGANFVVRRTYTGSVPGFGRADALALFRRLLDGERGAYWTFVVHTGERTLVGASPEVHVRMSGGTVVMNPISGTFRYPPEGPTTEALLEFLGDRKETDELSMVVDEELKMMCTVGDRGGVVVGPRLKEMAHLAHTEYELRGRSSMDVREVLKETMFAATVTGSPGQNACRVIERYEADGRGYYAGALALIGRDAGGAQTLDSPILIRTADISAAGALRVSVGATLVRHSDPASEVAETHAKAAGVLTALGVREDRPRPAAAGPRLADDPRVRAALESRRGDLAPFWLRMQETTAAVAGHALVVDAEDTFTSMLAHLLRSSGLDVTVRRYDEPGLRDDVLRHRGPVVLGPGPGDPADRADPKMRFLRGLTAELLRDHRHGLLGVCLGHELMAAELGLEIVRKAVPHQGAQERIDFFGRPETVGFYNSYTARCDEGAAAELAMHRIELSRDPAGGEVHALRGDGFAGVQFHPESVLTKNGARLVTGLLAGVLAQASGRRGAQPKKTPASR; translated from the coding sequence ATGCTCATCAGCGCACTGCTGGACGACCACCGCCCCTTCGCCCTGCTGCGCAGGCGTGCTCCCGGCCATGACCACGACACCGTCGAGCTGCTGACCGGCGAGGTCCACCAGGTGGCACGGCTCGCGGACATCCCGGCGGGCGGCAGCGGTCCCGTGCTGGCCCTGGTGCCGTTCCGGCAGATCGCGGAGCGCGGATTCGACGTGCGCGACGACGGGACGCCGCTGGCGGTCCTGGTCGCCGACGAGTGCTGTGAGCTGCCGCTCGGAGAGGTGCTCGACCAGCTGCCCGCCCACGGCGTACAGGTCGAGGACGGCGGCTTCGACGTCAGCGACGACGCCTACCGGGAGATCGTCGGGCGGGTCATCGAGGACGAGATCGGCCGGGGCGAGGGGGCGAACTTCGTCGTCCGGCGCACGTACACCGGCTCCGTCCCGGGCTTCGGCCGGGCGGACGCGCTGGCCCTCTTCCGGCGGCTGCTCGACGGCGAGCGCGGGGCGTACTGGACCTTCGTGGTGCACACCGGGGAGCGCACCCTGGTCGGCGCGAGCCCCGAGGTCCATGTCCGGATGTCCGGCGGGACGGTCGTGATGAACCCGATCAGCGGGACCTTCCGCTATCCGCCGGAGGGGCCGACCACCGAGGCGCTGCTGGAGTTCCTCGGCGACCGCAAGGAGACCGACGAGCTCTCCATGGTGGTGGACGAGGAGCTGAAGATGATGTGCACCGTCGGCGACAGGGGCGGGGTCGTCGTCGGGCCGCGGCTGAAGGAGATGGCCCATCTCGCGCACACCGAGTACGAGTTGCGGGGCCGCAGTTCGATGGATGTGCGGGAGGTGCTGAAGGAGACGATGTTCGCCGCGACCGTCACCGGTTCGCCGGGGCAGAACGCCTGCCGGGTGATCGAGCGGTACGAGGCGGACGGGCGCGGCTACTACGCGGGGGCGCTGGCGCTCATCGGGCGTGACGCGGGCGGGGCGCAGACCCTGGACTCGCCGATCCTGATCCGGACGGCCGACATCTCGGCCGCGGGCGCGCTGCGCGTCTCGGTCGGCGCCACGCTCGTACGCCACTCGGATCCGGCGAGCGAGGTCGCCGAGACCCACGCCAAGGCGGCGGGGGTACTGACCGCGCTCGGGGTGCGGGAGGACAGGCCCCGGCCGGCCGCCGCCGGGCCGCGGCTCGCGGACGATCCGCGGGTGCGGGCGGCCCTGGAGTCCCGGCGGGGCGACCTGGCGCCGTTCTGGCTGCGGATGCAGGAGACGACCGCCGCCGTGGCGGGCCATGCGCTGGTGGTGGACGCGGAGGACACCTTCACCTCGATGCTCGCCCATCTGCTGCGGTCGTCGGGGCTGGACGTGACGGTGCGGCGGTACGACGAGCCCGGTCTGCGGGACGACGTCCTGCGGCACCGGGGTCCGGTGGTGCTCGGCCCGGGGCCCGGCGACCCGGCGGACCGGGCCGACCCGAAGATGCGGTTCCTGCGGGGGCTCACCGCGGAGCTGCTCCGCGACCACCGGCACGGGCTGCTCGGGGTGTGCCTGGGCCATGAACTGATGGCGGCCGAACTGGGCCTGGAGATCGTCCGGAAGGCGGTCCCCCACCAGGGCGCCCAGGAGCGCATCGACTTCTTCGGGCGACCGGAGACGGTGGGGTTCTACAACTCGTACACGGCGCGGTGCGACGAGGGCGCGGCGGCGGAGCTGGCGATGCACCGGATCGAGCTGAGCCGTGACCCGGCCGGCGGCGAGGTGCACGCGCTGCGCGGTGACGGGTTCGCCGGGGTGCAGTTCCATCCCGAGTCGGTGCTGACGAAGAACGGGGCCCGGCTTGTGACGGGGCTGCTGGCCGGGGTGCTGGCGCAGGCGTCCGGACGGCGGGGCGCTCAGCCGAAGAAGACCCCGGCCTCCCGGTAG
- a CDS encoding lysophospholipid acyltransferase family protein, which translates to MIYGAMKFAIGGSLKVAFRPWVEGLENIPEEGPAILASNHLSFSDSFFLPAVMDRKLTFIAKAEYFTSPGVKGKLTAAFFKGVGQLPVDRSGSRGAGEAAVRSGVEVLARGELFGIYPEGTRSPDGRLYRGKPGGLARVALASGAPVIPVAMIDTEKIQPPGQVMPKLMRPEIRIGKPLDFSRYYGMENDRFILRSVTDEVMYEIMKLSGQEYVDIYATAAKRRIADDDKARRAAEAAEKSEGADGSGS; encoded by the coding sequence TTGATCTACGGCGCAATGAAGTTCGCCATCGGGGGATCGCTGAAGGTCGCCTTCAGGCCGTGGGTGGAGGGGCTTGAGAACATTCCCGAGGAGGGGCCCGCCATCCTCGCGAGCAACCACCTGTCGTTCTCGGACTCCTTCTTCCTGCCCGCCGTCATGGACCGCAAGCTCACCTTCATCGCCAAGGCCGAGTACTTCACGTCGCCCGGTGTGAAGGGGAAGCTCACCGCCGCGTTCTTCAAGGGCGTCGGCCAGCTGCCGGTCGACCGCTCGGGCAGCCGCGGCGCGGGCGAGGCCGCGGTCAGGAGCGGTGTCGAGGTGCTGGCCCGGGGCGAGCTCTTCGGTATCTACCCGGAGGGCACCCGCTCACCGGACGGCCGCCTCTACCGGGGCAAGCCCGGAGGCCTCGCCCGGGTGGCGCTGGCGTCCGGTGCGCCCGTCATCCCGGTCGCGATGATCGACACCGAGAAGATCCAGCCGCCCGGACAGGTCATGCCCAAGCTGATGCGGCCCGAGATCAGGATCGGCAAGCCGCTCGACTTCAGCCGCTATTACGGCATGGAGAACGACCGGTTCATCCTGCGCTCGGTGACCGACGAGGTCATGTACGAGATCATGAAGCTCTCCGGCCAGGAGTACGTCGACATCTACGCGACCGCCGCCAAGCGCCGGATCGCGGACGACGACAAGGCCCGGAGGGCCGCCGAGGCCGCGGAGAAGAGCGAGGGGGCGGACGGGTCCGGCAGCTAG
- a CDS encoding response regulator transcription factor, with product MSERNDMSEQRMVEAVKVMVVDDHPMWRDAVARDLAAAGFDVVATAGDGPQAVRRARAVVPDVLVLDLNLPGMPGAQVCKELVGAYPALRVLVLSASGEHADVLEAVKSGATGYLLKSASTQELSDAVRSTAAGDPVFTPGLAGLVLGEYRRLASDPAPAASDEPKAPRLTERETEVLRLVAKGLSYKQIAERLVISHRTVQNHVQNTLGKLQLHNRVELVRYAIERGLDDV from the coding sequence ATGAGCGAGCGGAACGACATGAGCGAGCAGCGGATGGTCGAGGCGGTCAAGGTGATGGTGGTCGACGACCACCCGATGTGGCGGGACGCGGTCGCCCGGGACCTGGCGGCCGCCGGTTTCGACGTCGTCGCCACGGCGGGCGACGGCCCCCAGGCGGTGCGGCGGGCCAGGGCCGTCGTGCCCGATGTCCTGGTGCTCGACCTCAACCTGCCGGGGATGCCGGGCGCCCAGGTCTGCAAGGAGCTCGTCGGGGCCTACCCCGCACTCCGCGTCCTGGTGCTCTCGGCGAGCGGTGAGCACGCCGACGTCCTGGAGGCGGTGAAGTCCGGCGCCACCGGCTATCTGCTGAAGTCCGCCAGCACGCAGGAGCTGTCGGACGCCGTCCGCAGTACCGCGGCCGGCGACCCGGTCTTCACCCCGGGCCTGGCGGGCCTGGTCCTGGGCGAGTACCGCAGGCTCGCGTCCGACCCGGCGCCCGCGGCCTCCGACGAGCCGAAGGCCCCGCGGCTCACCGAGCGGGAGACCGAGGTGCTGCGGCTCGTCGCGAAGGGGCTGAGCTACAAGCAGATCGCCGAACGCCTCGTCATCTCGCACCGCACCGTCCAGAACCACGTACAGAACACCCTGGGCAAGCTCCAGCTGCACAACCGTGTGGAGCTCGTGCGGTACGCCATCGAGCGCGGCCTCGACGACGTCTAG
- a CDS encoding alpha/beta fold hydrolase, translated as MPVLPGAEPYRHEGGETGVLLCHGFTGSPQSLRPWAEYLAEQGLTVSLPLLPGHGTRWQDMQVTGWQDWYAEVDRELRALLDRCERVYVFGLSMGGALALRLAAKHGHSVSGLVLVNPLNKVHGIAAHALPVARHLVRTTKGVASDIALGGSVEVGYDRVPLHCAHSLRRFCRLVDRELPQVTQPLLLLHSAEDHVVRPSDSARILSRVSSTDVEEVLLEQSYHVATLDHDAERIFEKSHAFIGRLAPSVGTKGSTTGG; from the coding sequence GTGCCGGTGCTTCCTGGAGCCGAGCCCTACCGCCACGAAGGCGGAGAGACCGGCGTCCTCCTCTGTCATGGATTCACCGGCTCGCCGCAGTCGCTGCGCCCCTGGGCGGAGTATCTGGCCGAGCAGGGGCTGACCGTCTCGCTGCCGCTGCTCCCGGGGCACGGCACCCGCTGGCAGGACATGCAGGTCACCGGCTGGCAGGACTGGTACGCGGAGGTCGACAGGGAGCTGCGCGCCCTGCTCGACCGGTGCGAGCGGGTCTATGTCTTCGGTCTCTCGATGGGCGGCGCGCTGGCCCTGCGGCTGGCCGCCAAGCACGGCCACTCGGTCAGCGGCCTCGTCCTGGTCAACCCGCTGAACAAGGTGCACGGCATCGCGGCCCACGCACTCCCGGTCGCCCGGCATCTGGTGCGTACGACGAAGGGGGTCGCCAGCGACATCGCCCTGGGCGGCTCCGTCGAGGTGGGCTACGACCGGGTGCCGCTGCACTGCGCCCACTCGCTGCGGCGTTTCTGCCGGCTCGTGGACCGTGAACTGCCCCAGGTCACCCAGCCGTTGCTCCTTCTGCACAGCGCCGAGGACCATGTGGTGCGGCCCTCCGACTCGGCCCGCATCCTCAGCCGGGTCTCGTCGACGGATGTCGAGGAGGTCCTGCTGGAACAGAGCTACCACGTGGCGACGTTGGACCACGATGCGGAGCGGATTTTCGAGAAGAGCCACGCGTTCATCGGCCGCCTCGCTCCGAGCGTCGGGACGAAGGGGAGTACTACCGGTGGCTGA
- a CDS encoding ROK family glucokinase, with protein MGLTIGVDIGGTKIAAGVVDEEGTILDVHKVPTPPTAEGIVDAICAAVSEAGKGHEIEAVGIGAAGYVDDKRATVLFAPNINWRHEPLKDKVEQRVGLPVVVENDANAAAWGEYKFGAGQGHEDVICITLGTGLGGGIIIGNKLRRGRFGVAAEFGHIRVVPDGLLCGCGSQGCWEQYASGRALVRYATQRANATPENAQVLLGLGDGTPAGIQGKHISEAARQGDPVAVDSFRELARWAGAGLADLASLFDPSAFIVGGGVSDEGELVLDPIRKSFRRWLIGGAWRPHAQVLAAQLGGEAGLVGAADLARQG; from the coding sequence ATGGGACTCACCATCGGCGTCGACATCGGCGGCACGAAGATCGCGGCCGGAGTGGTCGACGAAGAGGGCACCATTCTCGATGTGCACAAGGTGCCCACCCCGCCGACCGCCGAAGGCATCGTCGACGCTATCTGCGCGGCAGTCTCCGAGGCCGGCAAGGGGCACGAGATCGAGGCGGTCGGCATCGGGGCGGCCGGTTACGTGGACGACAAGCGCGCGACCGTCCTCTTCGCGCCGAACATCAACTGGCGGCACGAGCCGCTCAAGGACAAGGTCGAGCAGCGCGTCGGCCTGCCCGTGGTCGTGGAGAACGACGCCAACGCGGCCGCCTGGGGGGAGTACAAGTTCGGTGCGGGGCAGGGGCACGAGGACGTCATCTGCATCACGCTCGGCACCGGTCTCGGCGGCGGCATCATCATCGGCAACAAGCTGCGGCGCGGACGGTTCGGTGTGGCAGCCGAGTTCGGCCACATCCGGGTCGTACCGGACGGACTGCTGTGCGGCTGCGGCAGCCAGGGCTGCTGGGAGCAGTACGCGTCGGGGCGGGCCCTCGTCAGGTACGCGACGCAGCGGGCCAACGCCACCCCGGAGAACGCACAGGTGCTGCTCGGCCTCGGCGACGGGACCCCCGCCGGCATCCAGGGCAAGCACATCAGCGAGGCCGCCCGCCAGGGCGACCCGGTGGCCGTCGACTCGTTCCGCGAGCTCGCCCGCTGGGCCGGGGCGGGGCTGGCCGATCTGGCCTCGCTCTTCGACCCTTCGGCGTTCATCGTCGGCGGCGGTGTGTCGGACGAGGGCGAACTGGTCCTCGACCCGATCCGCAAGTCCTTCCGGCGCTGGCTGATCGGCGGCGCGTGGCGGCCGCACGCCCAGGTGCTCGCGGCCCAACTCGGCGGCGAGGCAGGGCTGGTGGGCGCCGCGGACCTGGCCCGCCAGGGCTGA
- a CDS encoding DUF5304 domain-containing protein — translation MSEAPEQPATDSDAWAKACAEDLAEEKARRRAEYGSAEGSAADELRKLFDAVADKVSDFQSSIPGLAAQGAVQQFLSQAKSVVEPVVERNPDVFDHLAAAGGELLAAYRSAVEKQEQRWTAGRETAADRDAGKDDGGDEGPGPAERIDLD, via the coding sequence ATGAGCGAAGCCCCCGAGCAGCCCGCCACCGACTCGGACGCCTGGGCGAAGGCCTGCGCCGAGGATCTCGCCGAGGAGAAGGCGCGCCGCCGCGCCGAGTACGGGAGCGCCGAGGGGTCGGCCGCCGACGAGCTGCGGAAGCTCTTCGACGCGGTCGCCGACAAGGTCTCCGACTTCCAGTCGTCGATCCCCGGCCTGGCCGCCCAGGGCGCCGTCCAGCAGTTCCTCAGCCAGGCGAAGTCCGTGGTCGAACCGGTCGTCGAGCGCAACCCCGACGTCTTCGACCACCTGGCGGCCGCCGGTGGCGAACTCCTCGCCGCCTACCGTTCCGCGGTGGAGAAGCAGGAGCAGCGGTGGACCGCGGGCCGGGAAACGGCCGCCGACCGCGACGCGGGCAAGGACGACGGCGGCGACGAGGGGCCCGGCCCGGCCGAGCGCATCGATCTGGACTGA
- a CDS encoding endonuclease/exonuclease/phosphatase family protein, protein MAITTLPESRTESDSAVIRVLSYNIRSMRDDRAALVRVIRACDPDLVLIQEAPRFFRWRKAAARLATSTGLVTLGGGATAAGPLLLCSLRATVERTEDVLLPRTPGLHQRGFATAVVRIGGARLGVLSCHLSLQSAERRTQTGLLLDRLGSMDVPHAVVAGDLNEGPDGRSFGRLATELQDCRTVKPWGGGHTYPAAAPDRRIDAVFATPEVEVLGCGVPQDIPQADLRAASDHLPVLAALRVRTGPTGA, encoded by the coding sequence ATGGCGATCACTACGCTGCCCGAATCCCGTACGGAGAGCGACTCGGCCGTAATCCGGGTGCTCAGTTACAACATCCGCTCGATGCGCGACGACCGCGCGGCGCTGGTCCGGGTGATCCGCGCCTGCGACCCCGATCTGGTGCTCATCCAGGAGGCCCCGCGCTTCTTCCGCTGGCGCAAGGCCGCGGCCCGGCTCGCGACCAGTACCGGCCTGGTGACACTCGGCGGCGGAGCCACGGCGGCCGGTCCGCTGCTGCTCTGCTCGCTGCGCGCCACCGTGGAGCGCACCGAGGACGTGCTGCTGCCGCGCACCCCCGGCCTGCACCAGCGTGGGTTCGCGACCGCTGTGGTCCGCATCGGGGGCGCCCGGCTCGGCGTCCTCAGCTGCCATCTGAGCCTGCAGTCCGCCGAGCGCCGTACGCAGACCGGGCTGCTGCTCGACCGGCTCGGCTCGATGGACGTCCCGCACGCGGTCGTCGCCGGGGACCTCAACGAGGGCCCGGACGGCCGGAGTTTCGGGCGGCTCGCGACGGAGCTCCAGGACTGCCGGACGGTGAAGCCGTGGGGCGGCGGGCACACCTACCCGGCGGCGGCCCCGGACCGGCGGATCGACGCGGTGTTCGCGACGCCGGAGGTCGAGGTGCTGGGGTGCGGGGTGCCGCAGGACATCCCGCAGGCGGATCTCCGGGCGGCGTCCGACCACCTTCCGGTGCTGGCGGCACTCCGGGTGCGGACCGGCCCGACCGGCGCCTGA
- a CDS encoding ArsA family ATPase translates to MRTVLVTGLGGAGRTTVAAATALAAAREGERVLLLSTDQDPGDSLSAARDAGVRAERIDSGAHFRTELLALQERGTAALDLLGAARLEEEELTELPGAAQFALLHALRTADPAEWDLTVVDMPPVQEALAVLALPEQLRRYLRRLLPPERQAARALRPVLAQLAGVPMPAQWLYGTAARWEDELAAVQTRIDDPDTTLRLVAEPGPAATRALRTARTGIALHRRILDLVVANRLVPTGSGDHWLTALAAEQQEHLKELSACFGDIEVAELPHLGRAPRTADQLDPLELPAAPRATAPEWDVEDRLADDGVLVWRLPLPGAVKEELGLVRRGDELLLTAGPFRRTVTLPSALRRCTVEGAGLTDGVLGIRFAPDPRLWPQNR, encoded by the coding sequence ATGCGTACGGTCCTCGTCACCGGCCTCGGCGGCGCGGGCCGCACCACCGTCGCGGCGGCCACCGCACTGGCGGCCGCCCGCGAAGGCGAGCGGGTCCTGCTGCTCTCCACCGACCAGGACCCGGGCGACAGCCTGTCCGCCGCCCGCGACGCGGGGGTGCGGGCCGAGCGGATCGACTCCGGCGCCCACTTCCGTACCGAACTGCTGGCCCTCCAGGAACGCGGCACCGCGGCCCTGGACCTGCTCGGCGCGGCCAGGCTGGAAGAGGAGGAGCTGACCGAGCTGCCGGGGGCGGCGCAGTTCGCGCTGCTGCACGCGTTGCGCACCGCCGATCCGGCCGAGTGGGACCTGACCGTCGTCGACATGCCGCCCGTCCAGGAGGCACTGGCCGTCCTCGCCCTCCCGGAGCAGCTCCGCCGCTACCTGCGCAGACTGCTGCCGCCCGAGCGGCAGGCGGCCCGCGCGCTGCGCCCGGTGCTGGCCCAGCTCGCCGGTGTCCCGATGCCCGCGCAGTGGCTGTACGGGACGGCCGCCCGGTGGGAGGACGAGCTGGCCGCCGTCCAGACCAGGATCGACGACCCGGACACCACCCTGCGACTGGTGGCCGAGCCGGGGCCCGCCGCGACCCGGGCGCTGCGCACCGCCCGTACCGGGATCGCGCTGCACCGCCGCATCCTCGACCTGGTCGTCGCGAACCGGCTGGTGCCCACCGGCTCCGGGGACCACTGGCTCACCGCGCTGGCGGCCGAACAGCAGGAGCACCTCAAGGAACTGTCCGCCTGCTTCGGCGACATCGAGGTGGCAGAGCTTCCCCATCTGGGCCGGGCACCCCGCACCGCCGACCAGCTGGACCCGCTGGAGCTCCCGGCCGCTCCCCGTGCGACGGCCCCGGAGTGGGACGTCGAGGACCGGCTCGCCGACGACGGCGTCCTGGTCTGGCGGCTGCCGCTGCCCGGCGCGGTCAAGGAGGAGCTCGGCCTGGTCAGGCGCGGCGACGAACTGCTGCTCACCGCCGGTCCTTTCCGCAGGACCGTCACCCTGCCGTCGGCGCTCCGCCGCTGCACGGTGGAGGGTGCGGGGCTCACGGACGGGGTGCTCGGCATCCGGTTCGCGCCGGATCCGCGGCTGTGGCCGCAGAACCGCTGA
- a CDS encoding 6-phosphofructokinase: MRVGVLTGGGDCPGLNAVIRAAVRKGVQEYGFGFTGFKDGWRGPLEGATVTLGIPEVRGILPRGGTILGSSRTNPFRTEDGVRRVRENLAGHGVDALIVVGGEDTLGVAGRLWDEYGIPCVGVPKTIDNDISATDYTFGFDTAVGIATEAIDRLHTTAESHMRVLVVEVMGRHAGWIALHSGLAGGANVILIPEQRFDIDQVCAWVTSRFRASYAPIVVVAEGAMPKDGDAVLKDGTLDSFGHTRLSGVGEWLATEIEKRAGKEARTTVLGHVQRGGTPSAFDRWLATRFGLHAIDAVRDGDFGMMVALRGTDIVRVPIAVATARLKTVDPALYREAGVFFG, translated from the coding sequence ATGCGGGTCGGAGTGCTGACCGGGGGCGGCGACTGCCCCGGGCTCAACGCGGTCATCCGGGCTGCCGTCCGCAAGGGCGTGCAGGAGTACGGCTTCGGATTCACCGGATTCAAGGACGGCTGGCGTGGCCCCCTGGAGGGCGCCACCGTCACACTCGGCATCCCCGAGGTGCGGGGGATCCTGCCGCGCGGCGGAACCATCCTCGGTTCGTCGCGCACCAACCCCTTCCGCACCGAGGACGGCGTCCGGCGGGTGCGGGAGAACCTCGCCGGTCACGGGGTCGACGCGCTGATCGTGGTCGGCGGCGAGGACACGCTGGGTGTGGCGGGCCGTCTCTGGGACGAGTACGGGATCCCCTGCGTCGGCGTACCGAAGACCATCGACAACGACATCTCGGCCACGGACTACACCTTCGGTTTCGACACGGCGGTGGGGATCGCCACCGAGGCCATCGACCGCCTCCACACCACCGCCGAATCGCACATGCGCGTCCTGGTGGTCGAGGTGATGGGCCGGCACGCGGGGTGGATCGCCCTGCACTCCGGGCTGGCCGGCGGCGCGAACGTCATCCTCATCCCCGAGCAGCGCTTCGACATCGATCAGGTCTGCGCGTGGGTGACCTCGCGCTTCCGGGCCTCGTACGCCCCGATCGTGGTCGTCGCCGAAGGGGCGATGCCCAAGGACGGTGACGCGGTGCTCAAGGACGGCACGCTCGACTCCTTCGGCCACACCCGGCTCTCCGGGGTCGGCGAATGGCTCGCCACCGAAATCGAGAAGCGGGCCGGCAAGGAGGCCCGCACCACCGTCCTCGGCCATGTCCAGCGCGGCGGCACCCCCAGCGCCTTCGACCGCTGGCTGGCCACCCGCTTCGGCCTGCACGCGATCGACGCCGTGCGCGACGGGGACTTCGGCATGATGGTCGCGCTGCGCGGGACGGACATCGTGCGGGTGCCGATCGCCGTGGCGACCGCGCGGCTCAAGACGGTCGACCCCGCGCTCTACCGGGAGGCCGGGGTCTTCTTCGGCTGA
- a CDS encoding trp operon leader peptide: MRRPGSPDGHLRCATVPTMFATTTRNWWWTAHPAAH, from the coding sequence ATGAGACGGCCGGGGAGCCCGGACGGACACCTCCGATGCGCTACAGTCCCCACCATGTTCGCGACGACGACTCGAAACTGGTGGTGGACCGCTCATCCGGCGGCCCACTGA